The sequence ACGGCACCCAGCCCGATGAAGCTGCTCTGGCGACCGTGGCCCGTATGAGCGACGACGCCGGGCGCTTCCGCACGCTGCTGAAGGACCCGGCGGGCAATCCGCTGGGCTACAGCCGCGACGTGCCGCTGGGCGTGACCGAATACAGCCTCTCGTACCGCTCCGACAGACCGCGCCACCTGGCCGATCAGGTGGGGGCGCTGTGGGCCGCCGAGGCGACGCTGCGACTGGCCGAGGCGGGCGTGAGCGTATCGAATTACTTCGCGCTGCTGGCGACGGGCAGCCACGGTCTGCTCGATCTGGCGGGCGTGCCTCGCCCCAGTTTCTATGCGTTCCAGCAGATCAGGACGTTTCAGGGAACGGCGCTGCCGGCCAGTTCCAGCGACCCGGCTCTCTGGATTCACGCGGCCCAGAGCGGCGCGACCCTGACGGTGCTCGTCACCAATACCGCTTCCGATTCCCGGCAGCTCGTTTCGGCTGTGTCCGGCTATACCCTGATCGGCGGAAAGACCTTTACCGAGCAGACTGCCGACGCCGCAGCCGACTTCCTGCGCCTGCCGCTGAACGATCTGCAGGACCTGCCCGCCCGTTCACTGACCCGGCTGGTGTACAAAAAACAGTGACGCCTGAGGGCGAAGAGGAAGAACCAGCGATGGCGCTTCCCTCACCTTCAGCCACTGACGCGGCCCCCTGAACAGAGCTGGAAAAAACCAGAAGCTCCGCTGTTTGCTCCGCCCGGCTCGGGCGAGTGAAGGAGGCGCAGCGACTGCTGTTCCTCCAAATCTGACCCCGCCTCCCATCCCAACTCCCGAGGTTCCCTATGACGATCATTACCCGCAAGGATTTCCCCGAACACTTCACTTTCGGCGTCGCCACCTCCTCCTATCAGATCGAGGGTTCGACCTCTGCCGACGGGCGCGGCCCCTCGATCTGGGATACGTTCTGCCGCGAACCCGGACGCATCTCGGACGGCAGCAGCGGCGACGTGGCGTGCGACCATTATCGCCGCTGGGAAGAAGACCTGGAGCTGATCTCCTCGCTGGGCGTGCAGGCGTACCGCTTCAGCGTGGCGTGGCCGCGTGTGCAGCCCACCGGCAGCGGGGCCATCAATCCGCTGGGCCTGGATTTCTATGAGCGACTGGTCGACGGCATGCTGGAACGCGGCCTCGATCCGTATCTGACGCTGTACCACTGGGACCTGCCGCAGCCACTTCAGGATGTGGGCGGCTGGGCCAACCGCGACACCGCCTTTCATTTCGCCGAATATGCCCGCGCCGTGGCCGAACGGCTGGGAGAGCGCGTCAAGAGCTACGCCACCCTGAACGAGCCGTGGTGCAGCAGCATTCTCAGCTACCAGATCGGTGAACACGCGCCGGGCCTGCGTGACCGTAAGCTGGCGCTGGCGGCGGCCCACCATCTGCTGCTGGGCCACGGCGAGGCCACCAAGGTGCTGCGCGAAGTGGTGCCGGGCGCGGCCATCGGCACGGTGCTGAACCTGAACGCGGTGACGCCTGCCACATCGTCCGAACAGGACGCGGCGGCAGCCCGCTTCGAGGACGGCGCGTTCAACCGCTGGTTCCTCGATCCGCTGCTGCGCGGCGCGTACCCCGCCGATGTCTGGGAGGCCTACGGCGAGGACGTGCCCGAGGTGCAGCCGGGCGATCTGGAAACGATCCGGCAGCCGCTCGATTTTCTGGGCGTGAACTACTACAGCCGCAGCGTGGTCTCGGCAGACGGTCAGCAGCAGCGGCCCAGCGAGTCCAGCTATACCGACATGGGCTGGGAAGTGTATCCGCAGGGTCTGTCCGATCTGCTGCTGCGTCTGAAAGCCGATTACAC is a genomic window of Deinococcus sp. KNUC1210 containing:
- a CDS encoding GH1 family beta-glucosidase, with the translated sequence MTIITRKDFPEHFTFGVATSSYQIEGSTSADGRGPSIWDTFCREPGRISDGSSGDVACDHYRRWEEDLELISSLGVQAYRFSVAWPRVQPTGSGAINPLGLDFYERLVDGMLERGLDPYLTLYHWDLPQPLQDVGGWANRDTAFHFAEYARAVAERLGERVKSYATLNEPWCSSILSYQIGEHAPGLRDRKLALAAAHHLLLGHGEATKVLREVVPGAAIGTVLNLNAVTPATSSEQDAAAARFEDGAFNRWFLDPLLRGAYPADVWEAYGEDVPEVQPGDLETIRQPLDFLGVNYYSRSVVSADGQQQRPSESSYTDMGWEVYPQGLSDLLLRLKADYTLPPIYITENGAAYKDTLEGTAVHDTERVAYLQTHLAEVASAVRQGVKVNGYFAWSLMDNFEWAHGYSKRFGLVYVDYGDQQRVLKDSALWYRGLAGAKVPELA